From a region of the Castanea sativa cultivar Marrone di Chiusa Pesio chromosome 10, ASM4071231v1 genome:
- the LOC142612119 gene encoding uncharacterized protein LOC142612119, whose amino-acid sequence MARGVTSVLWAYMMTTRTPTGEMPFRPTYRSGAVIPAEVGLTSYRVDNHNEGKNDEAIRLQLDLVNEVRAITEQGLVQYQDLMAKYYKSRVKHQDFKVEDLVLRKVMGTTRDPTQGKLGPNWEGPYRITSWLRKDTYHLETLDGQKLHHP is encoded by the coding sequence atGGCCAGAGGAGTTACTAGCGTACTATGGGCATACATGATGACAACTAGAACCCCCACAGGAGAAATGCCATTTCGACCGACATACAGAAGTGGGGCAGTCATCCCAGCTGAGGTCGGGCTCACGAGCTACAGAGTGGACAATCACAACGAGGGGAAGAATGATGAGGCCATACGTCTACAGCTTGACTTAGTTAACGAAGTCAGGGCAATAACTGAACAAGGACTCGTACAATACCAGGACCTTATGGCCAAATACTACAAATCCCGAGTCAAACACCAAGACTTCAAAGTTGAAGACCTTGTcttaaggaaagtaatgggcaCCACTAGAGACcccacacaaggaaagctcggcccaaattgggaaggaccctacagaaTCACGTCATGGCTGAGGAAAGACACCTATCACCTGGAAACACTAGACGGACAGAAGTTGCACCACCCGTAG
- the LOC142613063 gene encoding uncharacterized protein LOC142613063 gives MQAFIAFGSSSFFHNAPHQAKSKSFLPKTYCSMREQRRISLRTTWPSLLGSGFFLGPLIDGLHSRVNLVEYQSGSIDIGPLHTDIWVPFLLGSFYCTIGLLQLFLDERASSKKSEGTPEKAAFSLIALVLFIELSAVLYKAGVADNVEAYILFAAAEFIWFSLERTCLGFTLACIVGIGCPLAEIPMMKFFHLWYYPQANIEIFGQGLVSWTVTCYFVYTIFLINLSRWLKSINAAAADDTDNKSA, from the exons ATGCAAGCCTTTATTGCTTTCGGGTCCTCTTCCTTTTTTCACAATGCCCCTCATCAAGCTAAGTCCAAAAGTTTTCTACCTAAAACTTATTGCAGCATGAGAGAGCAAAGAAGAATAAGCCTTAGAACCACTTGGCCTTCACTTTTGGGTTCAGGTTTCTTCTTGGGTCCCCTTATTGATGGACTCCATTCTAGGGTGAATCTTGTGGAATACCAAAGTGGCTCAATAGATATTGGTCCTCTCCACACAGACATCTGG GTTCCTTTCTTGCTTGGATCCTTTTATTGCACTATTGGGTTGCTTCAACTCTTCTTGGATGAAAGGGCCTCCTCAAAGAAATCAGAGGGGACCCCAGAGAAAGCAGCTTTTTCACTGAT AGCACTGGTGCTATTTATTGAACTGAGTGCTGTGCTTTATAAAGCTGGAGTAGCAGACAATGTAGAGGCCTACATATTATTTGCAGCAGCAGAGTTCATCTGGTTTTCCCTGGAAAGGACATGTCTTGGGTTCACCCTAGCATGCATTGTTGGAATTGGCTGCCCACTGGCTGAGATTCCCATGATGAA GTTCTTCCACCTTTGGTATTATCCACAAGCAAACATAGAAATCTTTGGCCAG GGATTAGTCAGCTGGACAGTTACATGCTATTTTGtttacacaatatttttgaTCAATCTATCACGCTGGTTGAAATCAATTAATGCTGCTGCTGCCGATGACACAGACAATAAGTCTGCCTAG
- the LOC142613064 gene encoding nifU-like protein 1, chloroplastic, with amino-acid sequence MASLASTGTRIPRTPSTSFPKIPSKSHQYPQSISLKQPHQKLLLAIKASNQSTTSSSSSSSPGLYSAQKFELTAQNVDLVLEDVRPYLISDGGNVDVVSVQDGVVFLKLQGACGSCPSSTTTMTMGIERVLKEKFGDAVKDIQQVYDEAQETNVEAVNAHLDILRPAIKNFGGNVEVLSVEGGDCLVKYMGPESIGSGVKAAIKEKFPDIVNVVFTD; translated from the exons ATGGCGTCTCTAGCAAGCACAGGCACAAGAATTCCCAGAACCCCATCAACCTCTTTCCCCAAAATCCCATCCAAATCCCACCAATACCCACAATCCATATCTCTAAAACAACCCCACCAAAAACTACTTCTAGCCATTAAGGCCTCGAACCAAAGCACAACtagctcttcttcttcttcttctccaggATTGTACTCTGCCCAGAAATTCGAGCTCACTGCTCAAAACGTGGACTTGGTTCTCGAGGATGTTCGGCCTTACCTCATTTCTGATGGTGGAAATGTCGATGTTGTCTCTGTTCAAGATGGTGTCGTTTTTCTCAAACTCCAAG GAGCTTGTGGGAGCTGTCCTAGCTCAACAACTACAATGACAATGGGGATTGAACGAGTACTGAAGGAGAAGTTTGGAGATGCAGTCAAGGACATTCAACAGGTATATGATGAAGCACAGGAGACTAATGTTGAG GCAGTGAATGCTCATCTTGACATATTGAGACCAGCCATTAAGAACTTTGGTGGGAATGTGGAAGTGTTGTCTGTTGAAGGTGGGGATTGCCTTGTAAAGTACATGGGGCCGGAGTCCATTGGATCAGGAGTTAAAGCAGCAATTAAAGAAAAGTTtcctgatattgtgaatgtTGTGTTTACAGACTAG
- the LOC142613867 gene encoding DUF724 domain-containing protein 6-like isoform X2, which yields MTQPHPTCNTTKMGSFGSSSEPQPQPQPQPQPQPQPQPQPVPQQLFAVGTEVEVSSDEEGFKGSWYIATVLESSISKKQKKARVEYKTLLTEDGSEQLKEDVDLSYVRPLPPKDDLANTKDFVEGEIVGAYCRDGWWTGVVKKALGKSRYRVFFENPPDVIEFDIKDLRVHLEWLEGKWVRPTKQKKAESIFSSGTDVEVNIKKENLRDAWFPAIVIKENEDDTFIVKCQSSRNGDEAGLEKITVDLLHIRPRPPHPPVNKRYDVLEKVDAFWDFAWRPGVIVKLFTDTRYLVFFKLANENKIINQSEIRPHVEWKDGKWDRGSEEVVPASDVQERPGHAQNNTGNLVITTQIESSGVAKDKIENRTPLSTNSVKNLMEQCPNEGKEVTPALTPSMKTIKFKVPTPNGDATRTHPSKKLKTENAAEGPLSITACQSRKTPSKVSMKVLSGMATPNSGGKGSKLSGVIGNQPSAKTESLVRQRKVWTKQRELGKLDNPRTNPVNTKRRYTKTPVKDPLTSASGKKGNASGGTAKESDQAGVKKEAGIPFILGLEAKEMGGLDSGNPRQLSKKKNTNHSTKEKGIMEIDQQKSGGSSNKRKRGRPRKLVITSSEASLGGQGQNEVGGAANETDVKDHLTQGVASDMVTGEQSTDSHDTSRRKLAEVSGTNCTSDDAVMTRVDNTDDDDRPLSAWFGMQSPPNVNEPRPSSAGTADERSEEREGPVGGTADKLGEARGQVDTALQVPATVDTEPQVPATDTTGDSALDENRSLPFVKSSPLWKTIESMEIFKALPQNPHFRPLVKCTEAYREGLAIGNMVTFSSLVEKISKLQFGDPRSIFDSYLEGLRDLEKQGFDVTLLRSRINEMISFKDREAQILNESKDAEGKILHFDREKAEMAEEMANISKKIIELQEKRASIESEMENKIREIAGLQMHADAIKEDIQNNRINFEKLAAAPWKSG from the exons ATGACTCAACCCCACCCTACTTGTAATACAACCAAAATGGGGAGCTTCGGAAGCAGCAGCGAGCCACAGCCtcagccacagccacagcctcagcctcagccacagccacagccacaacCAGTGCCACAGCAGCTTTTTGCAGTAGGCACAGAAGTCGAGGTGAGCAGTGACGAAGAAGGGTTCAAAGGGTCTTGGTACATAGCCACCGTTCTTGAGTCCTCTATTtccaagaagcaaaagaaagCTCGGGTCGAGTACAAGACTTTGCTAACCGAAGATGGGTCTGAGCAGTTGAAGGAAGATGTCGATTTGTCCTACGTGAGACCTTTGCCTCCCAAAGACGACCTTGCTAACACTAAGGATTTCGTTGAAGGTGAGATTGTTGGTGCTTATTGTAGAGACGGTTGGTGGACTGGTGTGGTTAAGAAGGCTTTGGGAAAGTCGAGGTACAGGGTTTTCTTTGAGAACCCCCCTGATGTGATTGAGTTTGATATTAAGGATTTGAGGGTGCACCTTGAATGGCTTGAAGGGAAGTGGGTTCGGCCTACAAAGCAG AAAAAGGCAGAGTCAATTTTTAGCTCAGGAACAGATGTGGAAGTgaatatcaaaaaagaaaatttacgTGATGCTTGGTTCCCTGCGATTGTCATTAAAGAAAACGAGGATGACACATTCATTGTGAAGTGTCAGAGCTCGAGAAATGGTGATGAGGCTGGGCTTGAGAAGATTACCGTAGATTTACTTCACATTCGGCCTCGTCCTCCACATCCACCCGTGAACAAAAGATATGATGTGTTGGAAAAAGTGGATGCATTTTGGGACTTTGCTTGGCGGCCTGGTGTGATTGTGAAACTTTTTACTGATACAAGATATCTTGTCTTTTTCAAGCTTGCGAATGAGAATAAGATAATTAATCAGTCAGAAATAAGGCCCCATGTGGAATGGAAAGATGGAAAATGGGATAGAGGATCGGAG GAAGTAGTGCCTGCTTCAGATGTTCAAGAACGGCCAGGACATGCTCAAAACAATACTGGTAACCTTGTGATAACCACTCAAATTGAAAGTTCAGGTGTTGCAAAggataaaattgaaaatagaaCCCCTCTTTCTACAAATTCTGTGAAGAATTTGATGGAGCAGTGTCCTAACGAAGGAAAAGAAGTTACTCCTGCCTTGACCCCAAGCATGAAGactataaaatttaaagtgCCCACTCCTAATGGTGATGCTACACGGACACATCCTtcaaaaaagttgaaaacaGAGAATGCTGCTGAGGGCCCATTATCCATTACAGCATGTCAGTCAAGGAAGACGCCAAGCAAAGTATCAATGAAAGTACTTTCTGGAATGGCTACTCCAAACAGTGGTGGTAAAGGGTCAAAATTATCAGGTGTCATTGGGAATCAACCTTCTGCTAAAACTGAGAGCCTTGTTAGGCAAAGGAAAGTT TGGACTAAGCAACGGGAGCTGGGTAAATTGGACAATCCAAGAACAAATCCTGTAAATACAAAAAGAAGATATACAAAGACACCAGTTAAAGACCCACTGACTTCAGCATCAG GTAAGAAAGGCAATGCAAGTGGTGGCACTGCAAAAGAAAGTGATCAGGCAGGTGTAAAAAAAGAAGCTGGAATACCTTTCATCTTAGGGTTAGAAGCTAAGGAGATGGGAGGTTTAGACTCTGGAAATCCTCGACAGCtttcaaagaagaagaatacaaatcattcaacaaaagaaaagggcATCATG GAGATAGATCAGCAGAAATCTGGAGGAAGTagcaataaaagaaagagaggaagacCTCGTAAACTAGTAATCACAAGCTCAGAAGCTTCACTGGGAG GTCAGGGGCAGAATGAAGTTGGAGGTGCTGCTAATGAAACTGATGTAAAAGATCATCTAACTCAAGGAGTTGCTTCAGATATGGTTACAGGGGAGCAGTCTACAG ACTCTCATGATACCTCCAGAAGAAAATTAGCTGAAGTTTCTGGGACAAATTGCACGTCAGATGATGCTGTTATGACAAGGGTTGACAATACTGATGATGATGATCGACCTCTATCAGCATGGTTTGGAATGCAGAGTCCACCAAATGTCAATGAACCAA GACCGTCGTCTGCTGGAACTGCTGATGAACGCAGCGAAGAAAGAGAAGGGCCAGTTGGTGGAACTGCTGATAAACTCGGTGAAGCAAGAGGACAAGTTGATACTGCACTGCAAGTTCCTGCAACTGTTGACACTGAACCGCAAGTTCCTGCAACTGATACCACAGGTGACTCTGCGTTGGATGAGAATAGAAGCTTGCCGTTTGTGAAGAGCTCGCCACTCTGGAAGACAATTGAATCTATGGAAATATTTAAAGCATTGCCACAAAATCCACATTTTCGTCCTTTGGTTAAGTGTACAGAGGCATACCGTGAGGGATTGGCAATTGGTAATATGGTAACTTTTTCCAGTCTGGTTGAGAAAATATCCAAGTTGCAATTTGGTGATCCTAGAAGCATTTTCGATAGCTATTTGGAGGGTCTTCGTGACCTGGAAAAGCAGGGATTTGATGTTACACTTCTAAGAAGCCGTATCAATGAAATGATATCATTTAAAGATAGGGAGGCACAGATTCTGAATGAGTCAAAAGATGCTGAGGGCAAGATATTGCATTTTGATCGTGAGAAAGCAGAAATGGCTGAAGAGATGGCCAATATTTCTAAGAAGATCATTGAGTTACAGGAAAAACGTGCATCAATCGAGTCAGAAATGGAGAACAAAATACGTGAAATTGCCGGTTTGCAGATGCATGCAGATGCAATCAAGGAAGACATTCAGAACAACCGGATTAATTTTGAGAAGCTAGCTGCTGCCCCTTGGAAATCAGGGTGA
- the LOC142613867 gene encoding DUF724 domain-containing protein 6-like isoform X1, protein MTQPHPTCNTTKMGSFGSSSEPQPQPQPQPQPQPQPQPQPVPQQLFAVGTEVEVSSDEEGFKGSWYIATVLESSISKKQKKARVEYKTLLTEDGSEQLKEDVDLSYVRPLPPKDDLANTKDFVEGEIVGAYCRDGWWTGVVKKALGKSRYRVFFENPPDVIEFDIKDLRVHLEWLEGKWVRPTKQKKAESIFSSGTDVEVNIKKENLRDAWFPAIVIKENEDDTFIVKCQSSRNGDEAGLEKITVDLLHIRPRPPHPPVNKRYDVLEKVDAFWDFAWRPGVIVKLFTDTRYLVFFKLANENKIINQSEIRPHVEWKDGKWDRGSEEVVPASDVQERPGHAQNNTGNLVITTQIESSGVAKDKIENRTPLSTNSVKNLMEQCPNEGKEVTPALTPSMKTIKFKVPTPNGDATRTHPSKKLKTENAAEGPLSITACQSRKTPSKVSMKVLSGMATPNSGGKGSKLSGVIGNQPSAKTESLVRQRKVWTKQRELGKLDNPRTNPVNTKRRYTKTPVKDPLTSASAQSERERERLVCLLRERETATVPRRRRAYCHAQLRETTPEPVMQLRVGKKGNASGGTAKESDQAGVKKEAGIPFILGLEAKEMGGLDSGNPRQLSKKKNTNHSTKEKGIMEIDQQKSGGSSNKRKRGRPRKLVITSSEASLGGQGQNEVGGAANETDVKDHLTQGVASDMVTGEQSTDSHDTSRRKLAEVSGTNCTSDDAVMTRVDNTDDDDRPLSAWFGMQSPPNVNEPRPSSAGTADERSEEREGPVGGTADKLGEARGQVDTALQVPATVDTEPQVPATDTTGDSALDENRSLPFVKSSPLWKTIESMEIFKALPQNPHFRPLVKCTEAYREGLAIGNMVTFSSLVEKISKLQFGDPRSIFDSYLEGLRDLEKQGFDVTLLRSRINEMISFKDREAQILNESKDAEGKILHFDREKAEMAEEMANISKKIIELQEKRASIESEMENKIREIAGLQMHADAIKEDIQNNRINFEKLAAAPWKSG, encoded by the exons ATGACTCAACCCCACCCTACTTGTAATACAACCAAAATGGGGAGCTTCGGAAGCAGCAGCGAGCCACAGCCtcagccacagccacagcctcagcctcagccacagccacagccacaacCAGTGCCACAGCAGCTTTTTGCAGTAGGCACAGAAGTCGAGGTGAGCAGTGACGAAGAAGGGTTCAAAGGGTCTTGGTACATAGCCACCGTTCTTGAGTCCTCTATTtccaagaagcaaaagaaagCTCGGGTCGAGTACAAGACTTTGCTAACCGAAGATGGGTCTGAGCAGTTGAAGGAAGATGTCGATTTGTCCTACGTGAGACCTTTGCCTCCCAAAGACGACCTTGCTAACACTAAGGATTTCGTTGAAGGTGAGATTGTTGGTGCTTATTGTAGAGACGGTTGGTGGACTGGTGTGGTTAAGAAGGCTTTGGGAAAGTCGAGGTACAGGGTTTTCTTTGAGAACCCCCCTGATGTGATTGAGTTTGATATTAAGGATTTGAGGGTGCACCTTGAATGGCTTGAAGGGAAGTGGGTTCGGCCTACAAAGCAG AAAAAGGCAGAGTCAATTTTTAGCTCAGGAACAGATGTGGAAGTgaatatcaaaaaagaaaatttacgTGATGCTTGGTTCCCTGCGATTGTCATTAAAGAAAACGAGGATGACACATTCATTGTGAAGTGTCAGAGCTCGAGAAATGGTGATGAGGCTGGGCTTGAGAAGATTACCGTAGATTTACTTCACATTCGGCCTCGTCCTCCACATCCACCCGTGAACAAAAGATATGATGTGTTGGAAAAAGTGGATGCATTTTGGGACTTTGCTTGGCGGCCTGGTGTGATTGTGAAACTTTTTACTGATACAAGATATCTTGTCTTTTTCAAGCTTGCGAATGAGAATAAGATAATTAATCAGTCAGAAATAAGGCCCCATGTGGAATGGAAAGATGGAAAATGGGATAGAGGATCGGAG GAAGTAGTGCCTGCTTCAGATGTTCAAGAACGGCCAGGACATGCTCAAAACAATACTGGTAACCTTGTGATAACCACTCAAATTGAAAGTTCAGGTGTTGCAAAggataaaattgaaaatagaaCCCCTCTTTCTACAAATTCTGTGAAGAATTTGATGGAGCAGTGTCCTAACGAAGGAAAAGAAGTTACTCCTGCCTTGACCCCAAGCATGAAGactataaaatttaaagtgCCCACTCCTAATGGTGATGCTACACGGACACATCCTtcaaaaaagttgaaaacaGAGAATGCTGCTGAGGGCCCATTATCCATTACAGCATGTCAGTCAAGGAAGACGCCAAGCAAAGTATCAATGAAAGTACTTTCTGGAATGGCTACTCCAAACAGTGGTGGTAAAGGGTCAAAATTATCAGGTGTCATTGGGAATCAACCTTCTGCTAAAACTGAGAGCCTTGTTAGGCAAAGGAAAGTT TGGACTAAGCAACGGGAGCTGGGTAAATTGGACAATCCAAGAACAAATCCTGTAAATACAAAAAGAAGATATACAAAGACACCAGTTAAAGACCCACTGACTTCAGCATCAG CACaatccgagagagagagagagagactggtGTGCTTGctgcgagagagagagactgcTACTGTGCCGAGACGACGTCGCGCCTACTGCCATGCCCAATTGAGGGAGACGACTCCTGAGCCGGTGATGCAACTCCGTGTTG GTAAGAAAGGCAATGCAAGTGGTGGCACTGCAAAAGAAAGTGATCAGGCAGGTGTAAAAAAAGAAGCTGGAATACCTTTCATCTTAGGGTTAGAAGCTAAGGAGATGGGAGGTTTAGACTCTGGAAATCCTCGACAGCtttcaaagaagaagaatacaaatcattcaacaaaagaaaagggcATCATG GAGATAGATCAGCAGAAATCTGGAGGAAGTagcaataaaagaaagagaggaagacCTCGTAAACTAGTAATCACAAGCTCAGAAGCTTCACTGGGAG GTCAGGGGCAGAATGAAGTTGGAGGTGCTGCTAATGAAACTGATGTAAAAGATCATCTAACTCAAGGAGTTGCTTCAGATATGGTTACAGGGGAGCAGTCTACAG ACTCTCATGATACCTCCAGAAGAAAATTAGCTGAAGTTTCTGGGACAAATTGCACGTCAGATGATGCTGTTATGACAAGGGTTGACAATACTGATGATGATGATCGACCTCTATCAGCATGGTTTGGAATGCAGAGTCCACCAAATGTCAATGAACCAA GACCGTCGTCTGCTGGAACTGCTGATGAACGCAGCGAAGAAAGAGAAGGGCCAGTTGGTGGAACTGCTGATAAACTCGGTGAAGCAAGAGGACAAGTTGATACTGCACTGCAAGTTCCTGCAACTGTTGACACTGAACCGCAAGTTCCTGCAACTGATACCACAGGTGACTCTGCGTTGGATGAGAATAGAAGCTTGCCGTTTGTGAAGAGCTCGCCACTCTGGAAGACAATTGAATCTATGGAAATATTTAAAGCATTGCCACAAAATCCACATTTTCGTCCTTTGGTTAAGTGTACAGAGGCATACCGTGAGGGATTGGCAATTGGTAATATGGTAACTTTTTCCAGTCTGGTTGAGAAAATATCCAAGTTGCAATTTGGTGATCCTAGAAGCATTTTCGATAGCTATTTGGAGGGTCTTCGTGACCTGGAAAAGCAGGGATTTGATGTTACACTTCTAAGAAGCCGTATCAATGAAATGATATCATTTAAAGATAGGGAGGCACAGATTCTGAATGAGTCAAAAGATGCTGAGGGCAAGATATTGCATTTTGATCGTGAGAAAGCAGAAATGGCTGAAGAGATGGCCAATATTTCTAAGAAGATCATTGAGTTACAGGAAAAACGTGCATCAATCGAGTCAGAAATGGAGAACAAAATACGTGAAATTGCCGGTTTGCAGATGCATGCAGATGCAATCAAGGAAGACATTCAGAACAACCGGATTAATTTTGAGAAGCTAGCTGCTGCCCCTTGGAAATCAGGGTGA